The sequence below is a genomic window from Dermacentor andersoni chromosome 6, qqDerAnde1_hic_scaffold, whole genome shotgun sequence.
gactcaGTTTTTCagatgtgagcaataaagttgctgtaggagcactggatgagtaattgcgaagtaacgcacgtgtgtaaagaaaaaaaaaatgtcgcgtttagttaaatttatttgtgcgcgcttgttgctcgaagcgtctgcgaaaagttcaaagttactgagcgatgctgtagctcctgcgagaaagaaagatgcggcgcgtaggcactgtaggaagcctactttcgttatgatcgcacgcaatttactgccttggaaaacgttttctgcttgctgccctgaaaaaggctatggaaggatttactctctgtaaataattgcgagagaAAACACGGTAATAAcatgcataaaaatataggagataactaagtcttgtgttcaggacattttGAACACAAACCAATTTgaaaatgcttagatttttatgctgatatgcctataaacaaacctaatgctctctgtacttgcgagctgcagcacgccgaaataacacctaGTTGCGActtcttttatattgtacacgtacttcgccctgctgagcttcctccctttccgaagcgtggatgggcggtagaaactttccaggtccttgatatttaggaaaccgtgcctcaacataACCGAAAGCtgagggtccattgtggcctatgcaccttcgcttgtgGACAGCTtttttgcactactcagttcgcgccaagtctGCGATGGGGGcactggtgacgggtttttccgcaacgccgcctgggcagagtctgaggtctattggTTATGTCTCTGTGTTTAATGATTAATTAATGACGAAGACGAACGCACGAGCGCGTTGGCGAGGTAGCGCCGAGCGGCGccacgagccagctgtggaagacgacgacgctggagccaatcgTGATGACAGTTTGTCTACCCATGGACACGAGCCTCGGGAAACTAGCACTTAACAGTTTCGCTGGAAAACTAATCGCCCAAGAATACCGCCCCATCATGCTTTTTACGCATGTCCAAACATGACTGGCTATGCTCTTCGCGTTCTCCCAGCTTATCCCTGGCTTTGTCGACACAGTACGCTAACTAGGTAACGTCATAATTTTGTCTTAGAGTTAATCTTCGAATCGGGGAACGAAAATGACGTTTCGCAAGGCAGACCACTATTTTTCGGTAAGTCGGCGATACCAATTGTCACGAAAAAAACTTCTTGAACTTCCGCTTGCTAAATTTAATCACCAGaaatctttcggtgcgtcagctataggggtcagccacagggacgtgttttatgccgtttgcggttacatacaagcaacaaaacgaataactttttggTTGTTCTCTTGTAATTTGTTTGTTATTGTATgtttacatttctttcttttttctcatggaATTTGTGACACTCCAAAAGAATGGGTAATCGTTTCAGCaagcaattcttggccaatcccccagtgtgggtatgagccataacatgaggccatcataatcataatcatcatcaccatgagaTCTGACACGCGACACGCGCCTAAGCTTGACCAAAAAGGTCGAAGATGGCGCTTTTCTTTCGAAGACGCTTGGCTGCCCTCGACTTGGACACGAGTGAATCCTTTGACTGCTTCGATGCGATCGGGCACGGCGTGTACCAGCAGCGCCTGCTCTTTCTCAGTTTCGTCCTTTCATTCCTCGTGCACGTCAACATACTGTCCTTCTATCTCATATCAGGAGACGTGGACCACTGGTGTCGGCCGCCGCCTGACTGGACTATGTCCGTCACCGCCTGGAGGAACTCGGCCATCCCTCTGGAGGCGGACGGCAGTCCCAGCCAGTGCACCGTCTACAAGAATCCGGCTGACCCGAACGACACCGGCGTGGTCGCTTGCGATTACTGGGACTACGATCCGAAGAACGAGAAAAAGACCATCGTGAGCTCCTGGAACCTGGTATGCCATTGGCGGCCTCTGATCGCGGTCATACAGCTCGTGTACATCACCGGTTCCGTCGTGCTGCCCAGTATTGCCGGCTACCTGGCGGACAGCGTCGGTCGCCGGCCCGTGCTCCTGATGTTCACCGCCGCGCTCATTGCGGGGACGTGCGGCAGCTGCTTTGCCGATACGTACGTCTTGTACGTGGTGATCAGGTTCGTCATCTCCGGCTGTTCGGGCGCCACTGCCCTGGTGTCCTGCATGCTCGCGTTCGAGGTGACCAGACACGAGTACCGAACAACGTACACTGTTGCGGTCACTCCTTCGGCCGTCTTGCTCTCTGAACTGTGGTACGACATGGTCAGGCAACTCAGCCTCGAAAGGTTCTTGCTCCAAGCGATCTTCTTGGCGCCCACAGCCGTTGCACTCAGCACGTTCTGGTTCGCCGGCGAGTCTGTGCTATGGCTCATCTTTATCAGAAACATGGCGTCGGCGGAAGCAGTCATGCTGGCGGCCGCGAAGATGAACAACGTTCCGCTGCCCACTACGGCCTGTCTGCTAAACAAGCTAAAGGCGCAGGCGCTCAAGCGCGAGGAGCGTCTCAAAACGTTGCCGATAAACGGCGAAAATTCATGGGCGAAATACATACCTTTTCGAGCGCTCTCCATGTTCGTCACATATTTCTCCGCAATATTCACGTACATTGTGCTGCTCCAGTCGTCCTTGAAGACTCCCGACTCGTGGGCCCGTTGGCTGTCGCTACCCAGCAACAAGCTGACGACTCTGCTCGAACACACTCATATGTCGGGTAAGGCCTCTGGAGCTGCTCATATGAAGCTGCGGTCTGCTGGGCGACCTCGTCCGCCTACTCAGCGTGACCATCGGGGGCCTGATAGCGATGCTCGCCCAGCTGTTCTTCATCCCAGCCGAGGCCTTCGCACTGGCGGTCAACGTCTTGGCGGATGTCTGTATGCGCGAGGTGTACCCGACTCCCGTACGTGGGACTGGATTGGGCTGGTGCTTCGACATCGGCCGAGTGGGTGGCGTCTGCGCCACGTTCGCATCGGGGCTGAGGAACGTCGGTCGCGAGGACGCCGCGTTGGCCATCGCGGCGTGCATGATGTTCCTCTTGCTGGCGGCGCTCATCCGGATGCCAGGGTAAAACACGGGTCCCACGATCAACCTACGGAGGACCTCCGCCATGTGCAGCTATAGCCTGTATTACATGAAGGTGACGCTGGAGCCGTAAGTTTACCGGAAGCACGATAGGAGGCGACCCAACTATGAGAGTAGGAGGTCCAGCCAAAGCAGAGTGACTTTTGGGACTTTTAGGGCTAATTCAACTTATCATGTTAATAGCACTGTTTATCAGAACTGTTGTGATGGATTCTCTGAAGTTATTGCATTTCTTTTACGTGGCTGTAGAGCATGCGATATCCTCGACGTGCGTTTTATCGCCAGTATCCAAGCACGTTCGCTTGATCGCGTATGTCTTCATTAAAATAGTACGAAGTTCAAATGAAATCAACTGCGGGGTTTATCGTCGCAAAGCAAAACAGTCTGTGCGggacgccgtagtgaggaacttTGGTTTAATTTCTGCCGCCAAGGTTTCTTTAAAGCGAttctaaatctaagtaaacgagcATTTTAATGCGAAAAGCACTCTTGGTATTGCCAGACCAGTTTCGCTTGCAGCTACCTAGCTATAGAACTATCTACCTGTCTAGCTATTCCACCAAGAATGTTGGTCCATCCCTAAGGTAGTGCAGTCTTGGTAGTGCAGGGGTGCCTCagggacagcaacccgacgcattagcaagtagcgccacaaatgcactgggtaagTGCCTCTCTTTAAAGAAtgtctcgccaacttgggtcaccgagtatgtgCGACTGGGTGTGCGGCCACGTGAGGGTGTTCGCACGCACTGGCGCGCCACGCTTcctgtctcggaggccatggctgGGCTTCTCGGCGATGCTACTATgtggcgcagcgtgtccggaATAAGCGCGAGAGAAGAGCCCGGTTACCCGCATGGCACGTTTCTCAGCGGTCGCACGTACCGACtcgccacgcatttcggaggccatgggCAGGCTTCGCGACGGCGGCGATaggtggcgccgagtgttcttagctagaatgaaaaacacgaACAGTCTGACAAAGCCTGAAATGGTTAGGGTTAGCCAATGTATAGGCTAAGGCATAAAAGCCTGAAGTGTTGGCCTACGGCCGGCAGACCAGCTTAAGACGAAGCCGCCGTCGATTTTCGTATTTTTGAACACTGATGATCTTTCCTTTTACGACttcctagctttctttttttcatttttttaaaccaTGTGAATAGGTGCACACGCATTCGTGTTAGTGCA
It includes:
- the LOC126522086 gene encoding solute carrier family 22 member 7-like, whose product is MALFFRRRLAALDLDTSESFDCFDAIGHGVYQQRLLFLSFVLSFLVHVNILSFYLISGDVDHWCRPPPDWTMSVTAWRNSAIPLEADGSPSQCTVYKNPADPNDTGVVACDYWDYDPKNEKKTIVSSWNLVCHWRPLIAVIQLVYITGSVVLPSIAGYLADSVGRRPVLLMFTAALIAGTCGSCFADTYVLYVVIRFVISGCSGATALVSCMLAFEVTRHEYRTTYTVAVTPSAVLLSELWYDMVRQLSLERFLLQAIFLAPTAVALSTFWFAGESVLWLIFIRNMASAEAVMLAAAKMNNVPLPTTACLLNKLKAQALKREERLKTLPINGENSWAKYIPFRALSMFVTYFSAIFTYIVLLQSSLKTPDSCGLLGDLVRLLSVTIGGLIAMLAQLFFIPAEAFALAVNVLADVCMREVYPTPVRGTGLGWCFDIGRVGGVCATFASGLRNVGREDAALAIAACMMFLLLAALIRMPG